The Procambarus clarkii isolate CNS0578487 chromosome 57, FALCON_Pclarkii_2.0, whole genome shotgun sequence genome has a segment encoding these proteins:
- the LOC123744994 gene encoding uncharacterized protein, with product MGVVKAVVLTQGFLLLLVVQLLPLPPAASAADVTQTRLDDGDPEIDRTIITDLIEKRLREYLSQYEGLHIPELPTLDIENSDIISIALSLNDLTLTGVSNVNVLNFTHEGNSHNGSQTLSMVLPQISLTVGAYISAGHINNLLFNGEGPMSLTLYDLSLILTYDWDKHTITYLQSCVKDNTTNFDLNLRRMQVHFENLNAGTDQGQLIDIVFSSFGPDIVEHLENLLNNSWYDVLDDAIVNLINNATKCPELEETPPIEEAISNFSLVVEDLLASFFDIKKTYSVE from the exons ATGGGGGTTGTGAAGGCTGTGGTGCTGACGCAGGGGTTCCTCCTCCTGCTGGTGGTGCAGTTGCTGCCCCTGCCACCAGCCGCGTCTGCTGCTGACGTCACACAGACTAGGCTGGACGACGGGGATCCTGAAATAG ATCGTACTATCATCACTGATCTGATTGAAAAGAGGCTACGCGAATACCTAAGTCAATATGAAGGTCTGCACATCCCCGAGCTGCCCACGCTAGACATCGAAAACTCGGACATAATCAG CATCGCCCTGAGCCTCAACGACCTGACCCTGACTGGAGTGAGCAATGTTAACGTGCTAAACTTTACCCACGAAGGCAATTCACACAATGGCAGCCAAACCCTCAGCATGGTCCTGCCTCAGATAAGTCTCACCGTTGGTGCATACATCTCCGCGGGCCACATCAACAATCTCCTGTTCAACGGAGAGGGTCCCATGAG CCTCACGCTTTACGACCTGTCTTTGATCCTAACGTACGACTGGGATAAGCATACGATAACATATCTTCAGAGTTGTGTGAAGGACAACACCACCAATTTTGATCTGAATCTTCGTCGTATGCAG GTACATTTTGAAAACCTAAATGCTGGGACCGATCAAGGCCAACTGATTGACATTGTGTTTTCTTCCTTCGGGCCCGATATCGTGGAACACCTGGAGAACTTGCTCAACAACTCTTGGTACGACGTTCTGGATGACGCCATCGTTAACCTTATCAACAACGCTACCAAATGCCCTGAACTCGAAGAAACGCCTCCCATAGAAGAGGCTATTTCAAATTTTTCTCTGGTTGTAGAAGATCTTCTGGCATCATTCTTTGACATTAAAAAAACTTATTCAGTGGAATGA